The sequence TCGAGGCCGCCGAGGTTTCCCAGGCCTTCGCCACCGGCGTTGCCGAATCGATGATCTCCTCCGGCGCCACCGGCTACGACAGCAAGCTGTGGGAGAACGTCTCGCACTTCTACGCGGTCGACGCGTGGCTGCCGCGCAACTCGGTGATGGTCAACAAGGACACCTGGGCGGGCCTGTCCGACGAGACCAAGAAGGTCTTCACTGACTGCGCCGCCAAGGCTGAGGCCGACGGCCTGCAGAAGGCCAAGGACTACACCAAGCTGACGCTGGACGGCCTTGCCTCCAACGGCATGAAGGTGCTCCAGCCCAGCGACCAGCTCAAGGCCGACCTTGGCGTTGTCGGCGAGGCGATGACCGAAGAGTGGCTGAAGGCTGCCGGCGACAAGGGCAAGGCCATCGTCGACGCCTTCAAGGCCAACTAAGCGGCGCGTTCCGCCGCCTCCGTCACCGACGGTCCGGGCGCGCTGCCGCTGGCAGGCGCGCCCGCCAGGACTGCCGCGACCTTGCGGTCGCGGCAGCACGCCGTCCCTGACAGCCGGGCTCCTGCCCGCGCAGGCCTGCCCGCCGGACCGCGCGCTTAGCGGCCCGGCCGGGGCAGTTGCGCCGTGGCCGGTCCGCAACAGACACGGAACACGACCATGATCGCACTCGGGCGCGGGCTCCGCCGCCTTCTCGACGGTTTGTATCTGGCCGGCGGCATGATCGCCGCGCTGGCGCTGGTCTCCATCCTCGCCATCATCGTGGCGCAGATGATCGCCAGATGGACCGGCCTGATCTTCCCCGGCGCTGCCAGCTATGCCGGCTACGCCATGGCCTCGGCCTCCTTCTTCGCCTTCGCCCACGCGCTCAACCGCGGCGCCCATATCCGGGTCAGCCTGCTGCTCAGCGCCCTCGGCCGCCATCGCCGCTGGCTCGAGGTCTGGTGCTTCGGCATCGGCTCCGCCCTCACCTGGTACCTGTCGTATTACGCGATCAAGGCCGTGTACTGGTCGCGCAAGCTCAACGACATCAGCCAGGGCCAGGACGCCACGCCCCTGTGGATCCCGCAGATGGCCATGGCCGCCGGCGCCGTCCTTCTCGCCATCGCCATGACGGATCACCTGGTCCGCGTTCTCGTTCTCGGCTCGTCGGGCATCGTCGCCGACACGGTCGAACAGAGCCACGGGGAGTAAGCCGCCATGGAAACCTTCGCTCCCATCATCCTCTTCCTCTTCGTGCTGTTCCTGCTGCTGGGCACCGGCGTGTGGGTGGGCCTTGCCCTGCTCGGCGTCGCCTTCGTTGGCATGGAGCTGTTCACCTCGCGCCCGGCGGGCGACGCGATGATCACGGTGATCTGGGCCGCCTCCTCGTCCTGGACGCTGACCGCGCTGCCGCTGTTCATCTGGATGGGCGAAATCCTCTATAGGACACGCCTGTCGGAGGACATGTTCCGCGGCCTTGCCCCGTGGATGGCCCGCCTGCCCGGCGGCCTGCTGCACACCAATGTCGTCGGCTGCACGGTCTTCGCCGCCGTTTCCGGCTCCTCCGCCGCCACCCTGACGACGGTCGGCAAGATGTCGGTGCCGGAGCTGCGCAAGCGCAACTATCCGGAAAACATGGTGATCGGCACGCTGGCCGGCGCCGCCACCCTCGGCCTGATGATCCCGCCCTCGCTGACGCTGATCGTCTACGGCGTCACCATCAACGAATCCATCACCAAGCTGTTCATGGCCGGCATCCTGCCGGGGCTGGTGCTGGCGGCGCTGTTCATGGGCTATATCGCGATCTACGCGAAGGTCTCGAAGACCTACAAGCCGCAGCCCGAGCCGCAGATGAGCTTCCGCGAAAAGCTCGCCAACTCCCGCTTCCTGCTGCCGGTGATCGCGCTGATCATCGTGGTGATCGGGTCGATGTATACCGGCCTTGCCACCGCCACCGAAGCCGCCGCCCTCGGCGTCATCGGCTCGCTGGCGCTGGCCGCCGGCCAGGGCTCGCTCACCTGGAAGACCTTCGGCGAGAGCCTGATGGGCGCCACCCGCACCTCCGCGATGGTCGCCCTCATCCTCGCCGGCGCCGCCTTCCTGTCGCTGTCCATGGGCTTCACCGGCCTGCCGCGCGCGCTCGCGGCCTGGATCGCCGACATGCAGCTCTCGCGCTTCGAGCTGCTGATGGCGCTGCTGGTCTTC comes from Stappia sp. 28M-7 and encodes:
- a CDS encoding TRAP transporter small permease encodes the protein MIALGRGLRRLLDGLYLAGGMIAALALVSILAIIVAQMIARWTGLIFPGAASYAGYAMASASFFAFAHALNRGAHIRVSLLLSALGRHRRWLEVWCFGIGSALTWYLSYYAIKAVYWSRKLNDISQGQDATPLWIPQMAMAAGAVLLAIAMTDHLVRVLVLGSSGIVADTVEQSHGE
- a CDS encoding TRAP transporter large permease; amino-acid sequence: METFAPIILFLFVLFLLLGTGVWVGLALLGVAFVGMELFTSRPAGDAMITVIWAASSSWTLTALPLFIWMGEILYRTRLSEDMFRGLAPWMARLPGGLLHTNVVGCTVFAAVSGSSAATLTTVGKMSVPELRKRNYPENMVIGTLAGAATLGLMIPPSLTLIVYGVTINESITKLFMAGILPGLVLAALFMGYIAIYAKVSKTYKPQPEPQMSFREKLANSRFLLPVIALIIVVIGSMYTGLATATEAAALGVIGSLALAAGQGSLTWKTFGESLMGATRTSAMVALILAGAAFLSLSMGFTGLPRALAAWIADMQLSRFELLMALLVFYIIIGCFLDGISSVVLTMAVVEPMVRAAGIDAIWFGIFVVVVVEMAQITPPIGFNLFVLQGMTRHEMTYIARAALPMFALMVVMVFILIAFPELATWLPENMRTRP